One region of Carya illinoinensis cultivar Pawnee chromosome 8, C.illinoinensisPawnee_v1, whole genome shotgun sequence genomic DNA includes:
- the LOC122318414 gene encoding bZIP transcription factor 60: protein MEEQKFLEDDDDIVGRINFDGLFDELPEGTNLFSIEPTVFDESSTAEAFTDSSRDSFSSWIDEIETMLMKDDDGEYGGVEPNKKFCDNFLADIIVDKSSREGSSEADKDSPCVSDDGSGHWDKEKTNEDNHGDGQVDTDNPLSKKRRRQLRNRDAAVRSRERKKMYVRDLEIKSRYLEGECLRLGRLLQCCYAENQALRLGLQSGSAFGASITKQESAVLLLESLLLGSLLWFLGIMCLFTLPTMPPSILKRVALEKVGKKNPGVALGGAKSKMFGFLMVQSFVKSRRCKASRMKMKPNYLVL from the exons ATGGAAGAACAGAAATTTCTTGAAGACGACGACGACATAGTCGGAAGAATCAATTTTGATGGTCTTTTCGACGAATTACCGGAGGGCACGAATCTTTTCTCGATCGAACCCACGGTTTTCGACGAATCCTCTACGGCCGAGGCCTTTACGGACTCGTCCCGGGATTCGTTTTCTTCGTGGATCGACGAGATCGAGACCATGTTGATGAAAGACGATGACGGTGAATATGGCGGCGTGGAGCCGAATAAGAAGTTCTGCGATAACTTCTTGGCTGATATAATTGTGGACAAATCTTCTCGGGAGGGATCTAGTGAGGCCGACAAAGACTCTCCATGTGTTTCCGATGACGGAAGTGGTCATTGGGACAAGGAGAAGACCAATGAAGACAACCACGGTGACGGTCAAGTTGATACTGATAACCCCCTCTCCAAGAAACGGAGAAG GCAGCTGAGGAATAGGGACGCGGCGGTGAGATCAAGGGAGCGGAAAAAGATGTATGTGAGGGATCTCGAGATAAAGAGTAGGTATCTGGAAGGGGAATGTTTGAGACTGGGGCGTTTGCTTCAGTGTTGTTATGCAGAGAATCAAGCTTTACGCCTTGGTTTGCAGTCGGGCAGCGCATTTGGTGCTTCCATAACAAAGCAGGAGTCTGCTGTGCTCTTGTTGG AATCCCTGCTGTTGGGTTCCCTGCTTTGGTTCCTGGGCATCATGTGCCTATTCACTCTGCCTACCATGCCCCCGTCAATTCTGAAAAGGGTTGCACTGGAAAAGGTAGGAAAGAAAAATCCAGGAGTGGCTCTAGGAGGGGCAAAAAGTAAGATGTTTGGATTCTTGATGGTCCAATCATTTGTAAAGAGTAGGCGATGCAAAGCTTCAAGGATGAAGATGAAACCGAATTACCTTGTTCTTTAA
- the LOC122318415 gene encoding splicing factor U2af small subunit B-like, which yields MAEHLASIFGTEKDRVNCPFYFKIGACRHGDRCSRLHNRPTISPTLLLSNMYQRPDMITPGVDAQGQPIDPRKIQEHFEDFYEDIFEELGKFGEIESLNVCDNLADHMIGNVYVQFKEEDQAAAALHALQGRFYSGRPIIADFSPVTDFREATCRQFEENNCNRGGYCNFMHVKLIGRELRRKLFGRYRGFRISRSRSRSLSPRHKREYRDYRDRDRDYRGNGKRSSRDRYDRDGGGGGGRRRHGSPRRSRSRSPVPGREGSEERRARIEQWNREREDRP from the coding sequence ATGGCGGAGCACTTGGCTTCGATCTTCGGCACCGAGAAGGACAGGGTGAACTGCCCCTTCTACTTCAAGATCGGCGCATGTCGTCATGGCGATCGTTGCTCTCGCCTCCACAATCGCCCCACTATCTCGCCGACCCTCCTCCTCTCCAACATGTACCAGCGCCCGGACATGATCACACCCGGCGTGGACGCCCAGGGCCAGCCCATCGACCCTCGCAAGATCCAGGAGCACTTCGAGGACTTCTACGAGGATATCTTCGAGGAGCTCGGCAAATTCGGGGAGATCGAGAGCCTCAATGTCTGCGATAACCTCGCCGACCACATGATCGGCAACGTCTACGTTCAGTTCAAGGAGGAAGACCAGGCCGCCGCAGCATTGCACGCCTTGCAGGGACGCTTCTACTCGGGCCGCCCCATTATTGCCGATTTCTCGCCTGTCACCGATTTCCGCGAGGCCACGTGTCGGCAATTCGAGGAGAACAATTGCAACCGAGGCGGGTACTGCAATTTCATGCATGTTAAGCTGATTGGAAGGGAGCTGAGGAGGAAGCTCTTCGGGAGGTACCGTGGGTTTAGGATTAGCCGGAGCCGGAGTCGGAGTTTGAGCCCGCGTCATAAACGAGAGTATAGGGATTATAGAGACCGGGACCGTGATTATCGAGGGAATGGGAAGCGATCGAGCAGGGACAGGTATGatagggatggtggtggtggtggtggacgGAGAAGGCATGGTAGCCCGAGGCGGAGCAGGAGCAGAAGCCCCGTACCCGGGAGGGAAGGGAGCGAGGAGCGGCGAGCTAGGATTGAACAGTGGAATCGGGAAAGGGAGGATAGGCCGTGA